The window TTGACGACGACGGCAATGTGAGGGAAGATTTTATTTTAAACGATCCTCAATATAAAGACGCCAGTATTTTAGTGGCAGGAGAAAACTTTGGCTGCGGCTCTTCCCGTGAACACGCTCCGTGGGCTTTAATGGATTATGGCTTTAAAATCATTATTGCCCCCAGCTTTGCTGATATTTTCTATAATAATTGTTTGAAGAACGGACTATTGCCGATAAAATTAACGGCAGAAGAGGTGTCTCTGCTGTTGGAAAAAGCATCAGAACCTGGCTACCGTCTCTTTGTGGATTTGAAAAACCAGCATGTGACGGATCGAA of the Bacillus smithii genome contains:
- the leuD gene encoding 3-isopropylmalate dehydratase small subunit — encoded protein: MEPINKYNGIVCPLNRTNVDTDQIIPKQFLKRIERKGFGQFLFYHWRFDDDGNVREDFILNDPQYKDASILVAGENFGCGSSREHAPWALMDYGFKIIIAPSFADIFYNNCLKNGLLPIKLTAEEVSLLLEKASEPGYRLFVDLKNQHVTDRKGFLATFMMDPYWKEMLLNGWDEIAVTLNLEDEIRAYEERRDKTVQAK